In Theropithecus gelada isolate Dixy chromosome 13, Tgel_1.0, whole genome shotgun sequence, one DNA window encodes the following:
- the TMEM150A gene encoding transmembrane protein 150A isoform X1, whose translation MTAWILLPVSLSAFSITGIWTVYAMAVMNHHVCPVENWSYNESCPPDPAEQGGPKTCCTLDNVPLISKCGSYPPESCLFSLIGNMGAFMVALICLLRYGQLLEQSRHSWVNTTALISGCTNAAGLLVVGNFQVDHARSLHYVGAGVAFPAGLLFVCLHCALSYQGATAPLDLAVAYLRSVLAVIAFITLVLSGVFFVHESSQLQHGAALCEWVCVIDILIFYGTFSYEFGAVSSDTLVAALQPTPGRACKSSGSSSTSTHLNCAPESIAMI comes from the exons ATGACCGCCTGGATCCTCCTGCCTGTCAGCCTGTCAGCGTTCTCCATTACTGGCATATGGACTGT GTATGCCATGGCTGTGATGAACCACCATGTATGTCCCGTGGAGAACTG GTCCTACAACGAGTCCTGCCCTCCTGACCCTGCTGAGCAAGGGGGCCCCAAGACCTGCTGCACCCTGGACAATGTCCCCCTCATCAG CAAGTGCGGCTCCTATCCCCCAGAAAGCTGCCTCTTCAGCCTCATTGGCAACATGGGTGCTTTCATGG TGGCCCTGATCTGCCTCCTGCGCTACGGGCAGCTCCTGGAGCAGAGTAGGCACTCTTGGGTTAACACCACAGCACTCATCTCAGGCTGCACCAACGCCGCGGGCCTCCTGGTGGTTGGCAACTTTCAG GTGGATCATGCCAGGTCTCTGCACTACGTTGGAGCTGGTGTGGCCTTCCCTGCGGGGCTGCTCTTTGTCTGCCTGCACTGTGCTCTCTCCTACCAAGGGGCCACCGCCCCACTGGACCTGGCTGTGGCCTATCTGCGAAGTGTGCTGGCTGTCATCGCCTTTATCACCCTGGTCCTCA GTGGAGTCTTCTTTGTCCATGAGAGTTCTCAGCTGCAACATGGGGCAGCcctgtgtgagtgggtgtgtgtcATCGATATCCTCATTTTCTATGGCACCTTCAGCTATGAGTTTGGGGCAGTCTCCTCAGACACACTGGTGGCTGCATTGCAGCCTACCCCTGGCCGGGCCTGCAAGTCCTCCGGGAGCAGCAGCACCTCCACCCACCTCAACTGTGCCCCCGAGAGCATCGCTATGATCTAA
- the TMEM150A gene encoding transmembrane protein 150A isoform X2 encodes MYVPWRTGPTTSPALLTLLSKGAPRPAAPWTMSPSSVALICLLRYGQLLEQSRHSWVNTTALISGCTNAAGLLVVGNFQVDHARSLHYVGAGVAFPAGLLFVCLHCALSYQGATAPLDLAVAYLRSVLAVIAFITLVLSGVFFVHESSQLQHGAALCEWVCVIDILIFYGTFSYEFGAVSSDTLVAALQPTPGRACKSSGSSSTSTHLNCAPESIAMI; translated from the exons ATGTATGTCCCGTGGAGAACTG GTCCTACAACGAGTCCTGCCCTCCTGACCCTGCTGAGCAAGGGGGCCCCAAGACCTGCTGCACCCTGGACAATGTCCCCCTCATCAG TGGCCCTGATCTGCCTCCTGCGCTACGGGCAGCTCCTGGAGCAGAGTAGGCACTCTTGGGTTAACACCACAGCACTCATCTCAGGCTGCACCAACGCCGCGGGCCTCCTGGTGGTTGGCAACTTTCAG GTGGATCATGCCAGGTCTCTGCACTACGTTGGAGCTGGTGTGGCCTTCCCTGCGGGGCTGCTCTTTGTCTGCCTGCACTGTGCTCTCTCCTACCAAGGGGCCACCGCCCCACTGGACCTGGCTGTGGCCTATCTGCGAAGTGTGCTGGCTGTCATCGCCTTTATCACCCTGGTCCTCA GTGGAGTCTTCTTTGTCCATGAGAGTTCTCAGCTGCAACATGGGGCAGCcctgtgtgagtgggtgtgtgtcATCGATATCCTCATTTTCTATGGCACCTTCAGCTATGAGTTTGGGGCAGTCTCCTCAGACACACTGGTGGCTGCATTGCAGCCTACCCCTGGCCGGGCCTGCAAGTCCTCCGGGAGCAGCAGCACCTCCACCCACCTCAACTGTGCCCCCGAGAGCATCGCTATGATCTAA
- the C13H2orf68 gene encoding UPF0561 protein C2orf68 homolog, with protein MEAGPHPRPGHCCKPGGRLDMNHGFVHHIRRNQIARDDYDKKVKQAAKEKVRRRHTPAPTRPRKPDLQVYLPRHRDVSAHPRNPDYEESGESSSSGGSELEPSGHQLFCLEYEADSGEVTSVIVYQGDDPGKVSEEVSAHTPLDPPMREALKLRIQEEIAKRQSRH; from the exons ATGGAGGCGGGGCCGCATCCCCGGCCGGGGCACTGCTGCAAGCCTGGTGGGCGGCTGGACATGAACCACGGCTTCGTGCACCATATCCGACGGAACCAGATCGCTCG GGACGACTATGACAAGAAGGTGAAGCAGGCTGCCAAGGAGAAGGTGAGGAGGCGGCACACGCCCGCGCCGACGCGGCCCCGCAAGCCAGACCTGCAGGTGTACCTGCCGCGACACCGAG ATGTCTCTGCCCACCCACGCAACCCAGACTATGAGGAGTCCGGTGAAAGCAGCAGTAGTGGAGGCTCTGAGCTGGAGCCTTCTGGCCATCAGCTCTTCTGCTTAGAATACGAGGCAGACAGTGGAGAGGTCACATCAGTTATCGTGTATCAG GGCGATGACCCAGGAAAGGTGAGTGAGGAGGTGTCGGCACACACGCCTCTGGATCCACCCATGCGAGAAGCCCTCAAGTTGCGTATCCAGGAGGAGATTGCAAAGCGCCAGAGCCGACACTGA